A window from Verrucomicrobiota bacterium encodes these proteins:
- a CDS encoding prepilin-type N-terminal cleavage/methylation domain-containing protein, protein MEIKRLHARPASGRGMVAFTLIELLVVITIIALLASLLLPTLSRSKSAGQSIKCRNNLRQLGVTLTLFVGDQEFYPFYHLAERETARLAHYLRDYRGLDWEWALRFYLEQEKLSADRQTQSSDLFSVRLIKPGQP, encoded by the coding sequence ATGGAGATCAAGCGGCTTCATGCGCGTCCCGCGAGCGGGCGGGGCATGGTTGCTTTCACCCTGATCGAACTGCTGGTCGTAATCACGATTATCGCATTACTGGCCAGCCTGCTGCTGCCGACACTTTCCCGATCGAAGTCGGCAGGGCAATCAATCAAGTGCAGGAACAATCTGCGCCAGTTGGGCGTGACGTTGACCCTGTTTGTCGGAGATCAGGAATTTTATCCTTTTTACCATTTGGCGGAGCGCGAGACGGCTCGCCTGGCCCATTACTTGCGGGATTATCGCGGTTTGGACTGGGAGTGGGCATTGAGGTTCTATCTCGAACAGGAAAAGCTTTCCGCGGACCGCCAAACCCAGTCGAGCGACCTTTTTTCTGTCCGACTCATAAAACCGGGGCAGCCATAG
- the pyrF gene encoding orotidine-5'-phosphate decarboxylase, whose protein sequence is MQNPVLVALDVPTAEEALQLAKRLAGVVGGFKIGSELFTHAGPSIVRQFRELGSAVFLDLKFHDIPNTVAKAVAAAVQLDVQMLTVHTSGGRAMMAAAEQSAQQASQKLGCAAPLVLGVTVLTSLNSNELSEVGIEPDVSRQVERLADLAVKSGLRGLVCSPLEVARLRQIVPSTLKLVTPGIRGPADKADDQKRTLSPGEAIQAGADFLVIGRPIYAASDPRAAAEGIVSSLGTT, encoded by the coding sequence GTGCAAAATCCTGTTCTGGTTGCGCTCGACGTTCCGACTGCGGAAGAGGCCCTTCAGCTTGCCAAACGACTGGCCGGAGTTGTCGGCGGGTTCAAAATCGGCAGTGAACTGTTCACGCACGCCGGACCAAGCATCGTGCGGCAATTTCGCGAACTGGGCAGCGCCGTTTTTCTCGACCTGAAATTTCACGACATCCCCAACACCGTCGCCAAAGCCGTGGCGGCCGCGGTGCAGTTGGATGTGCAGATGCTGACGGTCCACACGAGCGGAGGGCGGGCCATGATGGCCGCAGCCGAACAATCCGCGCAGCAAGCCTCGCAAAAACTGGGATGTGCGGCTCCGCTCGTGCTGGGGGTGACCGTCCTGACCAGCCTCAATTCCAATGAACTCAGCGAGGTCGGGATCGAACCCGACGTGAGCCGGCAAGTAGAGCGGCTGGCTGATCTTGCGGTGAAATCGGGCTTGCGCGGGTTGGTTTGTTCACCGCTGGAGGTGGCGCGATTGCGCCAGATCGTGCCCTCCACGCTGAAGCTTGTTACCCCGGGCATTCGAGGTCCGGCGGACAAAGCAGACGACCAGAAACGGACGCTGAGTCCGGGGGAAGCGATCCAGGCGGGTGCCGATTTTCTGGTCATTGGCCGGCCCATTTACGCGGCGTCCGATCCGAGGGCCGCCGCCGAAGGGATCGTTTCGTCGTTGGGCACGACATGA